One window of Streptococcus troglodytae genomic DNA carries:
- a CDS encoding mycothiol transferase, whose translation MDYLDMLIDSLNRARERFWRMFKGVTVEQANCFPVADTAPQIKSLTWLAWHTARELDLQISALAGQESIWDSQGFKEYFPFEVAESEDGWDHSLEQARRIKVDHLDDVLDYLNDATDFAILYLKSLDPECLDDIVDDSWTPAVTRGVRLVSIIDDAAMHSGQAIYARRLLGLKD comes from the coding sequence ATGGATTATTTAGATATGTTAATTGATAGTCTCAACCGGGCTAGAGAACGTTTTTGGCGTATGTTTAAAGGAGTGACAGTAGAGCAAGCTAATTGTTTCCCAGTTGCTGATACTGCACCGCAGATAAAATCACTGACTTGGCTAGCATGGCATACAGCGCGCGAATTGGATTTGCAGATTTCAGCTTTGGCAGGTCAGGAGTCCATCTGGGACAGTCAAGGTTTTAAGGAGTATTTTCCTTTTGAAGTAGCAGAATCAGAAGATGGTTGGGATCACAGCTTAGAGCAAGCCCGAAGAATTAAGGTCGATCACTTAGATGATGTTTTAGACTATCTCAATGATGCGACTGATTTTGCCATTCTTTATTTGAAATCACTTGATCCAGAGTGTCTAGATGATATTGTAGATGATTCTTGGACACCAGCTGTGACGCGTGGTGTACGCTTGGTTTCCATCATTGATGATGCTGCTATGCACTCAGGACAAGCTATTTATGCTCGTCGTTTGCTTGGTTTGAAGGATTAG
- the coaE gene encoding dephospho-CoA kinase (Dephospho-CoA kinase (CoaE) performs the final step in coenzyme A biosynthesis.): MTKIIGITGGIASGKSTITAYLRQKGYQVIDADQVVHDLQTKGGKLYQALVNWLGTAVLNETGELNRPKLSQLIFSSSDNLAKSSQLQNTIIRQELENRRNQLAKTEEIFFMDIPLLIEQDYMDWFDEIWLIAVSPEIQIKRLKQRNGYSQEEAQQRLASQMSLQAKKAYANQVIDNNKTVEDMKMQVDSQLRRLQNE, translated from the coding sequence ATGACAAAGATTATTGGAATTACAGGCGGTATTGCTTCTGGCAAGTCAACGATTACAGCTTATCTCAGGCAAAAGGGTTATCAGGTTATTGATGCTGACCAAGTCGTGCATGATTTACAGACCAAGGGTGGTAAGCTTTATCAGGCCTTGGTCAACTGGTTGGGCACAGCTGTCCTCAATGAAACTGGTGAGCTCAACCGTCCAAAATTGTCTCAACTCATTTTTTCCAGTTCAGACAATTTAGCCAAATCTTCTCAGCTACAAAATACCATTATTCGACAAGAATTGGAGAATAGACGGAACCAGCTGGCTAAGACAGAAGAAATTTTCTTTATGGATATTCCGCTTTTGATTGAGCAGGATTATATGGACTGGTTTGATGAGATATGGTTAATAGCGGTAAGCCCAGAGATACAAATAAAACGACTGAAGCAGCGAAATGGCTATTCGCAAGAAGAAGCGCAGCAGCGCCTTGCCAGTCAAATGTCCTTGCAGGCCAAAAAGGCTTATGCCAATCAAGTGATTGATAATAATAAAACAGTTGAGGATATGAAAATGCAAGTGGATAGTCAACTGAGGAGATTGCAAAATGAATGA
- the mutM gene encoding DNA-formamidopyrimidine glycosylase has translation MPELPEVETVRRGLEHLIVGKKIVSVEVRVPKMVKTGVEDFQLDILGQIFESIDRRGKYLLLNLNKQTIISHLRMEGKYLLFENEVPDNKHFHLFLGLDDGSTMVYQDVRKFGTFELLPKSQVEAYFIQKKIGPEPKAEDFKLKPFEEGLAKSHKAIKTLLLDQHLVAGLGNIYVDEVLWASQIHPERPASGLTEEEAVLLRQQIIRIMQLAIKNGGSTIRTYRNALGEDGSMQDFLQVYGKTDQPCGRCATPIEKIKVGGRGTHFCPSCQK, from the coding sequence ATGCCAGAATTACCAGAGGTTGAAACGGTCAGGCGCGGCTTGGAGCATTTGATTGTTGGCAAAAAAATTGTATCGGTAGAGGTTCGTGTGCCCAAAATGGTCAAAACGGGTGTAGAAGATTTTCAGCTGGACATTTTAGGACAAATTTTTGAAAGTATTGATCGCCGTGGTAAATATCTCCTTTTAAATCTCAATAAGCAGACCATTATTTCTCATCTGCGCATGGAAGGCAAGTATTTGCTTTTTGAAAATGAGGTGCCTGACAATAAGCATTTTCATCTTTTCTTAGGTCTGGATGATGGGTCAACCATGGTCTATCAGGATGTCCGCAAATTTGGTACCTTTGAATTATTGCCTAAGAGTCAGGTCGAGGCTTATTTTATTCAGAAAAAAATTGGTCCTGAACCCAAGGCCGAAGACTTTAAGCTCAAGCCTTTTGAAGAAGGACTGGCCAAATCGCACAAGGCCATCAAAACATTACTTTTGGATCAGCATTTGGTGGCTGGACTTGGCAATATCTATGTGGATGAGGTCTTGTGGGCAAGTCAGATTCATCCAGAACGTCCTGCTTCCGGTTTAACTGAGGAAGAAGCCGTGCTATTGCGTCAGCAAATTATTCGTATCATGCAGCTGGCCATTAAAAATGGCGGTTCGACCATTCGCACTTATCGCAATGCTCTTGGCGAAGATGGCAGTATGCAGGATTTCTTACAAGTTTATGGAAAGACAGATCAGCCTTGTGGGCGCTGTGCCACGCCTATTGAGAAAATTAAAGTAGGAGGGAGAGGGACGCATTTTTGCCCATCCTGCCAAAAATGA
- the secG gene encoding preprotein translocase subunit SecG: MYNFLVTALLVLSFILVIAIFMQPQKNPSSNVFDNSGSEALFERTKARGFEAFMQRFTAILVFFWLAIALAIVVLSSK; this comes from the coding sequence ATGTACAACTTTTTAGTAACAGCATTGCTAGTGTTATCCTTTATCTTGGTAATTGCTATTTTTATGCAGCCTCAAAAGAATCCTAGCAGCAATGTTTTTGATAACAGTGGATCAGAAGCTTTATTTGAGCGTACAAAGGCTCGAGGTTTTGAAGCTTTTATGCAGCGTTTTACAGCTATTTTAGTCTTCTTTTGGCTTGCGATTGCCTTGGCAATTGTTGTTTTATCAAGTAAATAA
- a CDS encoding alpha/beta hydrolase, producing the protein MVSQLVIEEAGQQNAKSIIFLHASGSSSKMWRHHMSALKNDFHCIAIDLPGHGKSHEIEWTNFDDVTEMIADIIKRKAHGKPHLVGLSLGAGLILKLLEKQADLFDRAIVDGISHQPIKGYRKVIAMVHLISLIKNTKFTANLMTKMMQENGTPKEESQLFVADLQRASRQSFCRAMSQANLLRVDLRFDNPIFFVSGSKESETIHQSHQLLAQQNAQSGCAYYPNKGHAWLFSDVKTHIQLLCYFFQDSTFPDKLKGF; encoded by the coding sequence ATGGTAAGTCAATTAGTTATTGAAGAAGCAGGTCAGCAAAATGCTAAAAGTATCATCTTTTTGCACGCCTCAGGTTCCAGCAGTAAGATGTGGCGACATCATATGTCTGCGCTTAAAAATGATTTTCACTGTATCGCAATAGACCTTCCGGGACATGGCAAGAGTCATGAGATAGAGTGGACAAATTTTGATGATGTTACGGAAATGATTGCTGATATTATCAAAAGAAAGGCGCACGGGAAGCCTCATCTAGTCGGGCTTTCACTGGGAGCCGGTCTTATTTTGAAACTATTAGAAAAACAAGCTGATCTATTTGATAGGGCGATTGTTGATGGCATCAGCCATCAACCAATAAAAGGCTATCGCAAAGTTATTGCTATGGTGCATCTTATTTCCTTAATAAAAAATACCAAATTCACTGCAAATCTTATGACTAAGATGATGCAGGAAAACGGCACACCAAAGGAAGAAAGTCAATTATTTGTTGCAGACTTGCAAAGAGCTTCACGTCAGTCTTTTTGCCGTGCCATGTCTCAAGCTAATTTGTTAAGGGTTGACCTAAGATTTGACAACCCGATTTTCTTTGTTTCAGGAAGTAAGGAATCTGAGACCATCCATCAGTCGCACCAATTATTAGCTCAGCAGAATGCCCAGAGTGGCTGTGCTTATTATCCTAATAAGGGTCATGCTTGGCTCTTTAGTGATGTGAAAACGCATATTCAGCTATTGTGCTACTTTTTTCAAGACAGTACATTTCCAGATAAATTGAAAGGATTCTAA